Proteins encoded in a region of the Oryctolagus cuniculus chromosome 10, mOryCun1.1, whole genome shotgun sequence genome:
- the SERPINB5 gene encoding serpin B5, with the protein MDALRLANSAFAVDLFKQLCEKEPEGNVLFSPICLSTSLSLAQVGAKGDTANEIGQVLHFENVKDVPFGFQTVTSDVNKLSSFYSLKLIKKLYVDKSLNPSTEFISSTKRPYAKELETVDFKDKSEETKGQINDSIKELTDGHFENILGDNNINDQTKILVVNAAYFVGKWMKKFPESETKECPFRVNKTDSKPVQMMNMEATFCMGNIDDINCKVIELPFQNKHLSMLILLPKDVEDESTGLEKIEKQLNSETLLQWTNPSTMANAKVKLSIPKFKVEKMIDPKASLENLGLKTIFDENTSDFSGMSETKGVALSHVIHRVCLEINEDGGESIEVPGSRILQHKDEFNADHPFIYIIRHNKTRNIIFFGKFCSP; encoded by the exons ATGGATGCTCTACGACTGGCAAATTCAGCTTTTGCCGTTGACCTGTTCAAACAACTGTGTGAAAAGGAGCCAGAGGGCAATGTCCTCTTTTCTCcaatctgtctctctacctctctgtcacttGCTCAAGTaggtgccaaaggtgacacagcAAATGAGATTGGACAG gtccttcattttgaaaatgtcaaAGATGTACCCTTTGGATTTCAAACAGTCACATCTGATGTCAACAAACTTAGTTCTTTTTACTCATTGAAACTGATCAAGAAGCTCTATGTGGACAAATCTCTGAACCCTTCTACG GAGTTCATTAGCTCTACAAAGAGACCTTATGCAAAAGAATTGGAAACCGTTGACTTCAAAGATAAATCAGAAGAAACCAAAGGCCAGATCAATGACTCAATTAAGGAGCTCACAGACG GCCACTTTGAGAACATTCTAGGTGACAACAATATAAATGACCAGACCAAAATCCTTGTGGTGAATGCTGCCTACTTTGTCGGGAAGTGGATGAAGAAATTTCCTGAATCAGAAACAAAAGAATGCCCCTTCAGAGTCAACAAG ACAGACTCCAAACCAGTGCAGATGATGAATATGGAAGCTACCTTCTGTATGGGCAACATTGATGACATCAATTGTAAGGTCATTGAGCttccttttcaaaataaacatctcagCATGCTCATCCTGCTGCCCAAGGATGTGGAGGACGAGTCGACAGGCTTGGAGAAG ATTGAGAAACAGCTCAACTCAGAGACGCTGTTGCAGTGGACAAATCCTAGCACCATGGCTAATGCCAAAGTCAAACTCTCCATTCCAAAATTTAAGGTGGAAAAGATGATTGATCCCAAAGCTAGCCTGGAAAATCTAGGGCTGAAAACTATCTTTGATGAAAATACCTCTGATTTTTCTGGAATGTCAGAGACCAAGGGAGTGGCCCTATCACACGTTATTCACAGAGTGTgcttggaaataaatgaagatgggGGAGAGTCCATAGAGGTGCCTGGATCACGGATCCTGCAACACAAGGATGAGTTCAATGCTGACCACCCATTTATTTACATCATCAGGCACAACAAAACTCGAAACATCATTTTCTTTGGCAAGTTCTGTTCTCCTTAA